From the Pedobacter cryoconitis genome, one window contains:
- a CDS encoding Crp/Fnr family transcriptional regulator — protein MTALEKHIIAYFGKVEGDDLKKISSLFKPSTLKKGDYFLSAGKSADKLSFVQSGLLRIFAVTPEKEVTQWISTKGYFITDLAGFIFDVPARWNIQALTEVVLYTISRADYNRIGKIVPKWRELEKLFITRCFTTLEDRVFAHLSMTAEERYNLFFEQNKELFNQVPLQYIASMLGMTPETFSRIRKK, from the coding sequence ATGACAGCGCTTGAAAAACATATTATAGCCTATTTTGGTAAGGTTGAGGGAGATGATTTGAAAAAAATCAGTTCATTGTTCAAGCCTTCAACTCTGAAAAAAGGGGATTACTTTCTATCGGCAGGTAAGTCTGCCGATAAATTGAGTTTCGTACAATCCGGTCTGTTAAGGATTTTTGCTGTTACGCCTGAGAAAGAGGTAACGCAGTGGATTTCTACAAAGGGGTACTTTATAACCGATCTGGCAGGGTTTATTTTTGATGTTCCTGCGCGCTGGAATATACAGGCATTAACCGAAGTGGTATTGTATACAATCAGCAGAGCTGATTATAACCGGATAGGGAAAATAGTCCCCAAATGGCGGGAGCTGGAAAAGTTATTTATTACCCGTTGTTTTACTACTTTGGAAGACCGGGTTTTTGCGCATCTCTCGATGACGGCAGAAGAGCGGTACAATTTATTTTTTGAGCAGAATAAGGAACTTTTTAACCAGGTTCCTTTACAATATATTGCTTCTATGTTAGGGATGACGCCCGAAACATTTAGCCGGATACGTAAAAAGTAA
- a CDS encoding chemotaxis protein CheB → MRDQQEHSYSKEDAQYIVAIGASAGGLEAIHEFFDNMPQSSDFAFVVIQHLSSDHKSLLVELVSKHTQMQVIEAAHNMLIQQGFVYIIPNNKLMTVSKGRLKLADKSKIKAPNMAVDVFLHTLAKDKKERAIAIILSGTGTDGTKGVQSIKENGGMVLIQDPVTAKFDGMPNSAISLGEADYILSPAKMFQELLNHVNEDPLEVLDHNNVDEGMLDTIFKMVHEQSGNNFNLYKTPTIIRRIGRRMNENGLHTVESYIRFLKDNINEVKILGQDFLIGVTKFFRDKDHFEFLEKTILPDIISNKKDKEILKVWVCACSTGQEAYTIAILINECLERAGKTLEVKVFATDIDQKSIEIASKNKYPENIRKEVPAALFKKYFIQEGDFYSVSPVIRKQLVFVKHDVIKSPPFIKNDLVSCRNMLIYMNKTLQEKVLSTLHFSLNKGGYLFLGSSETAHVLKGGISESAEKWKIYQKSGAINYSSFNTYNTSGRLLTSEDKTGKNIPEPAQTPIEKRFNKFIIDELGYAGVFIDKGYIIKEVIGNYKNFLSLPDQKIELNILKMVPKEIAVVLNTALRKVWKENTAVHLNKLRINRNENPSLLNIAIQPPDEAGYTMLTFTAHAADAVPDKDDSNSSPLSSVQYDEYVFELEAELNESRSNLQLAMEEMETTNEELQSTNEELLSANEELQSGNEELQSLNEELYTLNTEHQVKIKELVELNDDLDNYFRSTDIGQVFLDSNLYIRKFNAAAIHIINMIEADIGRSFVQISTNLIAENLITDVSSVLSGGPVIEKEVTLKNGKRSLMRIMPYIRKDKKRDGAVITFVDITHITELNNIISGVFNASLNGILAFTAVRNKEGIIVDFKCTSFNDSALKLLQKDKIELESALLVKQLPELIQGSLFTKYINLVEKGKNIETEFQDAAGSWYKIVAVKMSDGFVATLSDITDQKAAEDRLKKNYNELIIARESLKSLNTELEIKVAERTRELSESEERFNQVSRATNDTIWDWSLVQNTMWRSDNFNSMFGYESTGESSNIGFWFEKIHPEDRKVVQDSVYEAINTNKKQWSAQYRVRKIDGSYAVILDRGSIMHDDFDTPYRMVGSMVDVTKLIETEAKLTSSEEKFEKVFHSNMIGMMFSNIDTGLIADANDVFLRMIGYGKEDLTDGLDWTKITPPEYNQVTEEAMSRLRTEGVCPPYEKEYICKDGSRIFVMIGSALLGKDAETVTYIIDITEQKIAEQKRAELQLQVKNQQEEFYRIFKNAPALITIRRGKDLVYEFTNNKFNEFVGAEDFIGQASAVAHPKYVGSPIAEIEQQVLRTGETYIAKSFNIKYKHPGYGVAEHWFDFTFIPVYTANGLVDGIAFFGFDVTDLLKAQQTTKELMHKKDEFMSIASHELKTPITSIKGFLQLALRFAEKTQQNNQMLTLIGKAEKQIGNLTSLVNDLLDVTKIQAGKMQFNYKHFNIKSTLEECIDDIRHTEDYEIIIDHIDDIQVYGDQHRIEQVVNNFLSNAIKYSPKRRTARVYTELIGDDLKLTVKDFGIGIPQDKIENVFDRFFRVDAVSAMFSGLGLGLYICAEIIRRHGGQIGVDSVENEGSEFWFQIPVKGAEKKNE, encoded by the coding sequence ATGCGGGATCAGCAAGAGCACAGTTATTCAAAAGAAGATGCACAATATATTGTCGCCATAGGCGCCTCTGCGGGTGGATTGGAGGCAATACATGAGTTTTTTGATAACATGCCTCAAAGTTCAGATTTTGCATTTGTTGTAATTCAGCACCTCTCTTCAGACCATAAGAGTTTATTAGTAGAATTAGTCTCCAAGCATACGCAAATGCAGGTGATTGAGGCGGCCCATAATATGCTGATACAGCAGGGCTTTGTCTATATTATTCCCAATAATAAATTGATGACGGTGAGTAAAGGCCGTTTAAAACTTGCTGATAAATCAAAAATCAAAGCGCCTAATATGGCGGTTGATGTGTTCCTGCACACGCTGGCAAAAGACAAAAAAGAAAGGGCTATCGCTATTATTCTTTCGGGTACGGGCACTGACGGCACTAAAGGAGTTCAAAGTATCAAAGAAAATGGCGGAATGGTGCTGATTCAGGACCCGGTAACAGCCAAGTTTGATGGCATGCCTAATAGTGCGATCTCACTGGGAGAGGCAGATTATATTCTCTCTCCCGCAAAAATGTTCCAGGAATTGCTCAATCACGTCAATGAAGATCCATTAGAGGTACTTGATCATAACAATGTCGATGAAGGTATGCTGGACACCATTTTTAAAATGGTGCATGAGCAGAGTGGGAATAATTTTAATTTGTATAAAACACCCACAATCATCAGACGTATTGGGCGCCGGATGAATGAGAATGGTCTCCATACAGTGGAAAGTTATATCCGGTTTTTAAAAGATAATATCAATGAGGTTAAAATACTTGGTCAGGATTTCTTAATCGGGGTCACTAAGTTTTTCAGAGATAAAGATCATTTTGAGTTTTTGGAGAAAACTATATTACCGGATATTATCAGCAATAAGAAAGATAAGGAGATTTTAAAGGTTTGGGTTTGTGCTTGCAGTACTGGTCAGGAGGCTTATACGATTGCCATTCTGATTAACGAATGTCTGGAACGGGCTGGGAAAACTTTGGAAGTGAAGGTTTTTGCTACAGATATTGATCAGAAAAGTATTGAAATAGCTTCAAAAAATAAGTATCCTGAAAATATAAGAAAAGAGGTTCCGGCTGCACTGTTTAAAAAGTATTTCATTCAGGAAGGTGATTTTTATAGTGTGAGCCCCGTGATCAGAAAACAGCTTGTTTTTGTGAAACATGATGTAATCAAATCACCACCTTTTATTAAAAATGACCTGGTGAGCTGCCGGAATATGCTGATTTATATGAATAAGACGCTTCAGGAAAAAGTGCTTTCTACTTTGCATTTTTCACTCAATAAGGGCGGATATTTATTTCTGGGTTCCAGTGAAACTGCACATGTTTTAAAGGGGGGGATTTCTGAAAGTGCAGAGAAATGGAAAATTTATCAGAAATCAGGAGCGATCAATTATTCTTCGTTTAATACTTATAATACTTCCGGAAGGTTACTGACCTCGGAAGATAAAACAGGGAAAAATATACCTGAACCGGCTCAGACTCCAATAGAAAAACGCTTCAATAAATTTATTATCGATGAGCTGGGTTATGCAGGTGTGTTTATTGATAAGGGATATATTATCAAAGAAGTTATCGGGAATTATAAGAACTTTTTATCCTTACCAGATCAGAAGATAGAATTGAACATTCTGAAAATGGTCCCTAAAGAAATAGCCGTTGTTCTGAATACTGCTTTAAGAAAAGTATGGAAAGAAAATACTGCTGTCCATTTAAATAAGCTGCGGATTAACAGGAATGAAAATCCATCACTGCTCAACATAGCTATTCAACCACCTGATGAGGCTGGCTACACGATGCTTACTTTTACAGCGCATGCAGCTGACGCGGTTCCTGATAAAGATGATTCCAATAGTTCTCCACTGTCTTCAGTGCAGTACGACGAGTATGTGTTTGAACTCGAAGCAGAGCTGAATGAGAGCAGAAGTAATCTTCAGCTGGCTATGGAAGAAATGGAGACGACCAATGAAGAACTCCAGTCTACCAATGAAGAATTGCTTTCGGCGAATGAGGAATTACAATCGGGGAATGAAGAATTACAATCCTTAAACGAAGAGCTTTATACGCTGAATACAGAACACCAGGTAAAGATTAAAGAGCTTGTTGAGTTGAATGACGACCTCGATAATTATTTCAGGAGTACGGATATTGGCCAGGTGTTTCTGGACTCAAACCTTTACATCCGTAAATTTAATGCAGCTGCTATTCATATTATCAATATGATTGAAGCAGATATAGGCCGTTCTTTTGTGCAGATTTCTACTAATCTGATTGCGGAGAACCTGATTACAGATGTAAGTTCAGTTTTGTCGGGCGGGCCGGTCATTGAAAAAGAAGTGACACTTAAAAATGGCAAAAGAAGTTTGATGCGGATCATGCCCTATATCCGTAAGGATAAAAAGAGGGATGGGGCTGTAATCACTTTTGTAGATATTACACATATTACGGAGCTGAATAATATTATTTCCGGTGTTTTTAATGCGAGTTTAAATGGTATCCTCGCCTTTACAGCTGTTCGGAATAAAGAGGGGATTATTGTTGATTTTAAATGTACATCATTCAATGATTCAGCTTTAAAACTGCTTCAAAAAGATAAGATTGAACTGGAGAGTGCACTGCTGGTCAAACAGCTTCCTGAATTAATACAGGGAAGTTTGTTTACTAAATATATAAACCTCGTAGAAAAGGGGAAAAATATAGAAACCGAATTTCAGGATGCAGCTGGCAGCTGGTATAAAATTGTCGCTGTAAAAATGTCAGATGGTTTTGTGGCTACGCTGTCTGATATTACGGATCAGAAGGCTGCCGAAGACAGGCTGAAGAAGAATTATAATGAACTGATCATTGCCAGGGAGAGTTTAAAAAGCCTGAATACTGAACTGGAAATCAAAGTTGCAGAACGTACAAGGGAATTGTCTGAGAGTGAAGAACGGTTTAACCAGGTCTCCAGGGCAACCAATGATACGATCTGGGATTGGAGCCTTGTTCAGAATACGATGTGGAGGAGCGATAATTTTAACTCCATGTTCGGGTATGAATCTACGGGGGAGAGCAGCAATATCGGGTTCTGGTTTGAAAAAATACATCCGGAAGACAGAAAGGTTGTGCAGGATAGCGTTTATGAGGCTATTAACACGAATAAAAAACAATGGTCTGCACAATATAGGGTAAGAAAGATTGATGGAAGTTATGCTGTCATTCTGGATCGCGGATCAATTATGCACGATGATTTTGATACGCCTTACCGGATGGTCGGGTCAATGGTTGATGTGACCAAATTAATTGAAACTGAAGCAAAACTGACTTCCAGCGAAGAGAAATTTGAAAAAGTATTTCATTCGAACATGATTGGAATGATGTTTTCAAATATTGATACCGGGTTGATCGCGGATGCGAATGATGTATTTCTGCGGATGATTGGTTATGGTAAGGAAGATCTGACTGACGGACTGGACTGGACTAAAATTACGCCTCCTGAATATAACCAGGTTACTGAAGAGGCGATGTCAAGGTTGAGGACCGAAGGAGTTTGCCCGCCTTATGAAAAAGAATACATCTGTAAAGATGGAAGCCGGATTTTTGTGATGATTGGTTCGGCCCTGTTAGGCAAGGATGCCGAGACAGTTACTTATATTATTGATATTACAGAGCAGAAGATAGCGGAACAAAAAAGAGCAGAGCTTCAGCTTCAGGTTAAGAATCAGCAGGAAGAATTTTACAGGATCTTCAAAAATGCGCCGGCATTAATTACGATCCGCAGGGGTAAAGACCTGGTTTATGAATTTACAAACAATAAGTTTAACGAGTTTGTAGGCGCAGAAGACTTTATTGGGCAGGCTTCGGCTGTTGCGCATCCTAAATATGTTGGCTCACCAATAGCTGAAATTGAACAGCAGGTACTAAGGACCGGGGAGACCTATATTGCCAAATCTTTTAATATCAAATATAAACATCCAGGTTATGGGGTGGCTGAACATTGGTTTGATTTTACTTTTATACCTGTTTACACAGCTAATGGCCTGGTAGATGGAATTGCATTCTTTGGTTTTGATGTAACAGATTTGCTTAAAGCGCAGCAGACCACCAAAGAACTGATGCATAAAAAAGATGAATTCATGAGTATTGCAAGTCATGAATTGAAAACTCCGATTACCAGTATCAAAGGGTTCTTACAGCTGGCGCTAAGGTTTGCAGAGAAAACTCAGCAGAATAATCAGATGCTGACGTTGATTGGCAAGGCAGAGAAACAGATTGGCAATTTAACCTCACTGGTTAATGATCTGCTGGATGTAACCAAGATACAAGCGGGAAAAATGCAGTTTAATTATAAGCATTTTAATATCAAGAGTACTTTAGAAGAGTGTATTGATGATATCAGGCATACCGAAGATTATGAAATTATTATTGACCATATTGATGATATCCAGGTTTATGGAGATCAGCATAGAATAGAGCAGGTCGTTAACAATTTCTTGTCCAATGCGATTAAATATTCTCCAAAACGCAGAACTGCAAGAGTATACACAGAATTGATTGGAGATGATTTAAAGTTAACAGTTAAAGATTTCGGAATTGGCATACCTCAGGATAAAATTGAGAATGTATTTGATCGTTTTTTCAGGGTTGATGCGGTTTCTGCTATGTTTTCGGGCTTAGGATTGGGACTATATATCTGTGCAGAGATTATCAGAAGACATGGTGGGCAGATCGGTGTTGACAGTGTTGAAAATGAAGGTTCTGAATTTTGGTTCCAGATACCGGTAAAAGGGGCGGAGAAGAAGAATGAGTAA